The segment AGAGGAGCTGTTCCTGTCGCTCAGTACCGTCAAAACGCACCTGGCGAGCATTCAGCGGCGACTCGACGCTCGGAACCGCGTCGAGATCGCAGCGGCCCTGTGGGCGTCCGGCGCGATGGACGGGTGACCAGCGGTCAGTTGACGACGACGCTCCGCTTGGCGAGACCCATCCAGAATCCGTCGATCGGCTGCTCGGGGACGGCGTCGGCGGCGGTCGCGGCGCCCAGCGTCACGAAGAGCGGGGCGAAGTGCTCGGTCCGCGGATGCGCGTAGGGCATGCCGGGCGCGCGGTGCGCGAAGTCGAGGAGACCGTCGACGTCGCCCGCGGCGAACCGTTCGCGGGCCCACTGATCGAACTCCACCGACCACTGCGGCGGCACCGCGTCGGGCGACGGGTCATCGAGATAGGGCAGCCCGTGGGTGGTGAACCCGGAGCCGATGATCAGGACGCCGTCGTCGCGCAGTTCGGTGAGGCGGCTTCCCATCGTCATCAACGCGGCCGGGTCGAGCGTCGGCATGGAGACCTGCACGACGGGGATGTCGGCGTCCGGATACATGACGGTCAGCGGCACATAGGCGCCGTGGTCCAGCCGTCGCTCCGCGTCGTGGTGCACCTCCTGCCCGTCGGGCATCAGCGCGGCGATCCGTTCGGCGAGATCGGTGGCGCCCGGCGCGTCGTAGACGGTCTCGTAGAACCGGTCGGGGAATCCCCAGAAGTCGTAGGTGAGGGGCACGCGCGGATCGGTGGATCCGATCGTCAACGGTGCGGACTCCCAGTGGGCGGAGACGATGAGGATCTGTTTCGGCCGCGGCAGGTCGACGGCCAGCTGCTTGAGTTCGGCGACCCAGCGGGTGTCGTCGACCAGCGGCGGGGCTCCGTGGCTCAGGAACAGGGCCGGCATGCGGTCGGTGCGCGGAGGCTGCATCCCACCAGCGTAGACGTGTTGCCGAGGCGATCAGAGGCTTGCGACGGAGGCGAGGAGCGACGGCAGCACCTGATTGCGCCAGCCGCGCTCGACGGCGTTGCGGGCCATCTTCTGGATGCGGTCGTTCATGTCGAATCCGCTGAACACGAGGAGGACGCGAGTGCCGCGTCCCTGGGCCTCCAGATGCCAGTCGACGGTCCACGTGGCGGGGGCGTCGCCGCGCGGATCGGTCCACGTGTAGACCAGCCGGGTGCGCGGAACCACGGTGAGCACCTGGCAGGCGACGTGGTGCGGCGGTTCGCTGAGGACCTCGACGAGGAACGACGTGCCCTCGACCGGCTCGAAACCGATCGGCCTCGACAGCCACGACTGCATCAGGTCCGGTTCCACGAGGGCGCGCCACACGACGGTCGGCGGCTGCGGCGCGAACACACCCAGTTCGACGGCGGACGGGTCGCGCTCGATGTCGAACATGAGCACCAGCGTAGCCGCGCCCCACGGCACGGCTACGGCGGTTGAGAAGTCGAATCGCGATTACATCGGCGTCCCGGTCAAGAAGTTGTAGACCATCAGGGCACCACCGGCGACCATCGAGAACACGACGGCTGCGACGATGCCGGCAGCCAATAGCGGATCACCCATTTTCCATCTCCTTATCCTTCGAATGAACTACATGAAGTACGTCGACGCGGGATGTGTTCCCCGTTACTCGCGTCGGTCGATTGAATGAGGGCCGTAGCATCGACCGGGTGAAAGTCCTCGTGGTCGACGACGACCGGGCCATCGCCGAGACCGTCCGACGCACCATGGTCGCGCAGGGGTGGACGGCGGCGGTCGCCGACAACGGGCTCGACGGCTATGCCGAGGCCTGCTCGGGGGACTTCGACATCATCGTCCTCGACATCATGATGCCGGGCCGGAACGGCTACGAGGTGGTCCGCGACCTGCGGAAGGCCGGCGTGTGGACCCCGATCCTGATGCTGACCGCCAAGGACGGCGAGTACGACCAGGTGGACGCCTTCGACTTCGGCGCCGACGACTACCTGACGAAGCCCTTCTCGGTGGCCGTGCTGGTGGCGCGCATGCGTGCGCTCGTCCGCCGTGGCGCCCCGGAACGACCGACCGTCCTCGAAGTCGGCGACCTCCGACTGGACCCGGCCGCCCACACGGTGCGCCGCGGCGACACCCCGATCGAGTTGGCGCCGCGGGAGTTCGCGCTGCTCACCCTCCTGATGCGAAACACCGGAATCGCGGTGTCCAAACAGCGGATCCTGGAATCGGTGTGGGACGTGAACTACGAGGGTGGTGACAACGTGGTCGAGGTCTACATCCACCACCTGCGCAAACACATCGACGCACCGTTCGGCTGCGCGACGGTGCAGACCGTCAGGGGCGTGGGTTATCGGCTGGTGCCAGCGGAAGTCTGAACCAGAACCGGGCGCCGCCGTCGGGGCCGGAGTCGACGCCGACCGCGCCGTCGTGCGCCGCGATGATCTCGGCGACGATCGCCAACCCCAGCCCGGAGCCGCCGGTGGAGCGGTCGCGGGCGTCGTCGAGCCGGACGAAGCGATCGAAGACGCGGCCGCGTTCGGCCTCCGGGACACCGGGACCGTCGTCGCTGACGGACACGACGACGTCGGTGGCCGTTGCGGTCATCGTCACCGTCAGGCGGTGGTGCACGTACCGGCTCGCATTGTCGGTGAGATTGCGAAGGACGCGCGTGAGTTGACCGGGGTCGCCGTGGACGGTGGCCGGGACGGTGTCGACGCGGACGTCGAAGTCGGTGGTGGCCTCGAGACGGTCGCCTGCCGCGGCGACGAGCGCGGCGAGGTCGACGTCGCCGCGTCGCAGCGGAGTGCCGCGTTCGTCGGCGCGCGCCAGGAGCGCGAGGTCGGCCACCAGCCTGCGCATCCGTGTCGCCTCGGGGAGCAGGAGGGTGCGGACGGTGTCGACGTCGATCGGTTCATCGGTCTGATCCGCGAGATCCAGGAGACCGTAGATCGAGGTCAGCGGACTGTTGAGCTCATGGGAGGCGTCGCCGACGAAGCGTCGCTGCGTCGACTGCGCCGATTCGAGGCGGGTCAGCATCGCGTTCATGGTGCGAGCGAGCGTCTCGATCTCGTCGCGGGTCGCGGGCACCGGCACGCGTTCGGCCAGGTCGGCGTCGCTGATCTCGGCGACTCGCCTGCGGATCAACTCCACCGGTGACAGCGCGCGGCCCACGAAGAAGTAGGTCAGGGCGGCCATCGCGATCATGATGATCGGGAAGATCGCCGCGCAGAGCGCCGCCACCAGGAGGACCAGGGTGTTGATGCCGGCCTCCGCGGTGCCGACCTCGACGACCACCGCGCGACTGCCGACCGTTCGTGTCCCGATGCGGGTGGCGCGGTACTCGGCGTCCGACGGCGCCGCGGCGGCGCCGTCGACGATCACCTCGTCGCCCGGCTTCAACGGCTCGCCGAGGCCACCGCCCGGATGTCGTCGGCTCGACCGGATCACGTGTCCGGTGCTGTCGAGGATCTGGATGATGTCGACGGTCTGGTCGGTGTTGAACAGCGATTCGTCGAGCTGAGCGGGGTCGCTGTCGGCGAGGGCGGCGACGATCTCGTTCGCGCGGGCGGAGTTGGCGGCGTCGGCCTTGTTCAGCAGCACGCCGTGCAGGACCAGCACCATGACCGCGCCTGCGACGAGAAGGGCGACGATCACCAGCCCGGTCGCGAGCAAGGTCAGTCGACTGCGCATCGGCCGGACCAGCCGCGCGAGGCGATAGCGCGGGGTTAAGGCTTCGGAAAGCACCCGATCCGCATTCTGTGAGCATGAGATCGAATCAGAAGACATGGGTGCTGGTCTACTCCGTGCTCATGGCAGTGGTCGCCGGGATCGGACTGTTCATGAAGGGCGGGCCCACCGGGGTCGACCGAGCCGTGTTGAACGCGGTCGAGACTACGCGCGATGCGGGCATGACACATGTAGTCTCGCTGCTGAGCGACGTCTTCAGTCCGGGCCTGGTGCCGGTGTGGGCGCTGTGCGCAGCGGCCTACCTGCTGTATCGGGACCGCCGCGTCCACCGGGCCTTCGCCGTTCTGGCGTCGGTGGCGGGCGCCGCGGTGGTGGCCGAGGTGATCAAGATGATCGTCGCGCGACCCCGACCTCCGGCCGTCGACCAGATCCCCGCGTATGAGGCGACGATGTCGTTCCCGTCCGGGCACGTCACCGGTACG is part of the Gordonia phthalatica genome and harbors:
- a CDS encoding dioxygenase, which translates into the protein MQPPRTDRMPALFLSHGAPPLVDDTRWVAELKQLAVDLPRPKQILIVSAHWESAPLTIGSTDPRVPLTYDFWGFPDRFYETVYDAPGATDLAERIAALMPDGQEVHHDAERRLDHGAYVPLTVMYPDADIPVVQVSMPTLDPAALMTMGSRLTELRDDGVLIIGSGFTTHGLPYLDDPSPDAVPPQWSVEFDQWARERFAAGDVDGLLDFAHRAPGMPYAHPRTEHFAPLFVTLGAATAADAVPEQPIDGFWMGLAKRSVVVN
- a CDS encoding SRPBCC family protein, with product MFDIERDPSAVELGVFAPQPPTVVWRALVEPDLMQSWLSRPIGFEPVEGTSFLVEVLSEPPHHVACQVLTVVPRTRLVYTWTDPRGDAPATWTVDWHLEAQGRGTRVLLVFSGFDMNDRIQKMARNAVERGWRNQVLPSLLASVASL
- a CDS encoding response regulator transcription factor translates to MKVLVVDDDRAIAETVRRTMVAQGWTAAVADNGLDGYAEACSGDFDIIVLDIMMPGRNGYEVVRDLRKAGVWTPILMLTAKDGEYDQVDAFDFGADDYLTKPFSVAVLVARMRALVRRGAPERPTVLEVGDLRLDPAAHTVRRGDTPIELAPREFALLTLLMRNTGIAVSKQRILESVWDVNYEGGDNVVEVYIHHLRKHIDAPFGCATVQTVRGVGYRLVPAEV
- a CDS encoding sensor histidine kinase; the encoded protein is MLSEALTPRYRLARLVRPMRSRLTLLATGLVIVALLVAGAVMVLVLHGVLLNKADAANSARANEIVAALADSDPAQLDESLFNTDQTVDIIQILDSTGHVIRSSRRHPGGGLGEPLKPGDEVIVDGAAAAPSDAEYRATRIGTRTVGSRAVVVEVGTAEAGINTLVLLVAALCAAIFPIIMIAMAALTYFFVGRALSPVELIRRRVAEISDADLAERVPVPATRDEIETLARTMNAMLTRLESAQSTQRRFVGDASHELNSPLTSIYGLLDLADQTDEPIDVDTVRTLLLPEATRMRRLVADLALLARADERGTPLRRGDVDLAALVAAAGDRLEATTDFDVRVDTVPATVHGDPGQLTRVLRNLTDNASRYVHHRLTVTMTATATDVVVSVSDDGPGVPEAERGRVFDRFVRLDDARDRSTGGSGLGLAIVAEIIAAHDGAVGVDSGPDGGARFWFRLPLAPADNPRP